In the Caenorhabditis elegans chromosome X genome, one interval contains:
- the F41B4.1 gene encoding ZM domain-containing protein (Confirmed by transcript evidence), which translates to MSYSTYLPNNYHNDTKICINGVELLNRHEISSTQDRELQRFIDNNAHIIQYQERELPPPPPPRKTPSHKYEEMRRSLSRGPSSTLERYSSMDKLLGSQNREKNVEIEQGINPRDLPVCPNIDGHNYTAEFPGLEYLSDNKFIENLIKAGQVSIGNTGMISQPGSRVGSAMSAPYSQNQSANSTLTRQSHSQSHTLPHQMPQYQQYHRHATPPAPAPQHQNNTNYYTENTTSTTSYHPTSVTYGSSNANSQYGGSQSQYGSMSNVGTGSTYGTLKGGMKHTSTLPPTSPYSSLKRKGVSWLDQERARSLSPGLHQSTSTSRHVHQQYNRPASTIHTTTYTTTY; encoded by the exons atgtcCTATTCGACCTATCTACCGAACAACTATCACAATGAT accaaaatttgcattaatgGTGTGGAATTATTGAATCGACATGAAATTTCTTCCACTCAAGATCGAGAGCTTCAACGATTCATCGACAACAATGCTCATATAATTCAATACCAAGAGAGGGAACTTC CTCCACCGCCTCCTCCACGTAAGACGCCATCTCACAAATATGAAGAAATGAGAAGAAGTTTGAGCCGTGGTCCATCTTCAACTCTCGAGCGGTATAGCTCGATGGACAAACTTTTGGGATCACAAAATCGCGagaaaaacgttgaaattgAGCAAGGAATTAATCCGAGAGACTTACCAGTATGCCCGAATATTGACGGACACAATTATACAGCAGAATTTCCTGGACTCGAATATTTATCCGACAACAAATTTATTGAGAACCTTATCAAAGCCGGTCAGGTTTCCATCGGAAATACGGGAATGATCAGTCAGCCAGGCTCCCGTGTTGGGTCCGCGATGAGCGCTCCATACTCTCAAAACCAATCCGCAAACTCAACTCTGACCCGTCAATCGCATTCTCAATCTCACACCCTTCCTCATCAAATGCCGCAGTATCAGCAATATCATCGCCACGCGACGCCACCAGCACCCGCACCACAACATCAAAACAACACCAATTATTACACCGAAAATACGACCTCCACTACCAGCTACCACCCAACAAGTGTAACATATGGTAGCTCAAATGCTAACAGTCAATATGGAGGCAGTCAGAGTCAATATGGAAGTATGAGCAATGTCGGAACTGGAAGTACTTATGGAACACTGAAAGGTGGCATGAAGCATACATCAACTCTCCCGCCAACAAGCCCATACAGCAGTTTGAAGAG AAAAGGAGTGAGCTGGCTCGATCAGGAACGTGCGCGTTCACTGTCTCCAGGTCTACATCAATCCACATCTACAAGCCGACATGTTCATCAACAGTACAATCGTCCGGCTTCGACGATTCACACAACGACTTACACCACTACTTATTAA